In one Nocardia tengchongensis genomic region, the following are encoded:
- a CDS encoding SDR family oxidoreductase, translating into MAEFADRSAIVTGGARGIGAAVVAELVKAGFGVVIADLRDEHGTTLAGTFAPRARFHHLDVTDEGAWQRVIEETEREFGPLAALVNNAEILDFGTVETESPDMFRHVLDVNLFGAWLGIRLTAPRLRAAGGGTIVNVASTAGLMGYAGISGYVASKWALRGLTKAAALELGSSGIRVCSVHPGPIHTAMTAGIDESIAATQPLPRFGEPQEVAAMVRFLITEATFSTGSEFVIDGGATTGQAGALEASGAEHR; encoded by the coding sequence ATGGCCGAGTTCGCGGACAGGAGCGCGATCGTCACAGGCGGTGCGCGCGGCATCGGCGCGGCGGTGGTCGCGGAATTGGTGAAGGCGGGCTTCGGTGTGGTCATCGCCGATCTGCGCGACGAGCACGGGACGACACTCGCCGGAACCTTCGCGCCGCGGGCCCGGTTCCATCACCTCGACGTCACCGACGAGGGCGCGTGGCAGCGGGTGATCGAGGAGACCGAACGCGAATTCGGTCCGCTGGCCGCACTGGTCAACAATGCCGAAATCCTCGACTTCGGGACCGTGGAGACGGAATCGCCCGACATGTTCCGGCACGTCCTGGATGTCAACCTCTTCGGTGCCTGGCTCGGCATCCGGCTGACCGCGCCCCGGCTGCGCGCGGCGGGCGGCGGCACCATCGTCAATGTCGCCTCGACCGCGGGCCTGATGGGTTATGCCGGTATCAGCGGATACGTCGCCAGCAAGTGGGCATTGCGTGGACTGACCAAAGCCGCAGCGCTGGAACTGGGTTCGTCCGGAATCCGCGTGTGCTCGGTACACCCGGGACCGATTCACACCGCGATGACCGCCGGCATCGACGAGTCCATCGCCGCCACCCAGCCCCTGCCGCGATTCGGCGAGCCACAGGAGGTGGCCGCGATGGTCCGCTTCCTCATCACCGAGGCGACCTTCTCGACCGGTTCGGAATTCGTGATCGACGGCGGCGCGACCACCGGCCAGGCCGGGGCACTCGAAGCGTCCGGCGCAGAGCACCGGTAA
- a CDS encoding SRPBCC family protein, translating to MRTATATVIGIASALTGLAAGYRLFARTKCVTWGSTADEVGRVMPGDDLLPGAGTVTTRAITVAATPEQIWPWLVQMGPGRGGAYTYDWIENLLGLNMNSADEILPQYQQLAVDEELRMGTSGPAMRVAVLDRPHAFVLASTDHHWVWAFGLYATAEGTRLISRNRIALPDAGPAQRLFYMLVMEPGSLIMEAKMLRGIKERAERTPPPAPVTNVPAQQAQSPYVPDWPTRTLGG from the coding sequence ATGAGAACAGCGACCGCGACCGTGATCGGCATCGCCTCGGCCCTCACCGGACTAGCGGCCGGCTACCGGCTCTTCGCGCGCACCAAGTGCGTGACCTGGGGATCCACTGCCGACGAGGTCGGCCGCGTCATGCCGGGCGACGATCTGCTGCCCGGCGCCGGCACCGTCACCACCCGCGCGATCACCGTCGCGGCCACGCCGGAGCAGATCTGGCCGTGGCTGGTCCAGATGGGACCGGGCCGCGGCGGGGCCTACACCTACGACTGGATCGAGAATCTGCTCGGCCTGAACATGAACAGCGCCGACGAGATCCTGCCCCAGTATCAGCAGCTCGCGGTCGACGAAGAGCTGCGAATGGGCACCTCCGGTCCGGCGATGCGGGTGGCGGTGCTCGATCGCCCGCACGCGTTCGTGCTCGCCTCGACCGACCACCACTGGGTGTGGGCGTTCGGGCTGTACGCCACCGCCGAGGGCACCCGGCTGATCAGCCGCAACCGCATCGCGCTCCCGGACGCCGGTCCGGCGCAGCGACTCTTCTACATGCTCGTCATGGAGCCCGGCAGCCTGATAATGGAAGCGAAGATGCTGCGTGGAATCAAAGAGCGTGCCGAGCGCACCCCACCACCCGCCCCGGTGACCAACGTCCCTGCTCAGCAGGCGCAAAGCCCGTATGTTCCGGATTGGCCGACGAGAACACTCGGAGGATGA